The window ATCCGTTAAAGGTAGAGATTGTCGACGGTCATCCAGTGCGAGTATAGGGTTCATCGGGGTTGTTTTGTGGATTATTTAGCAAGCGGTATCtggttgatttggttcctattccttttGCAAGAGCAAGGTTatcgtagggatggattggtgGAGCCTAATGGGGCGATGATTGATTGTGTAAACCAGTTAGTTTTGTTTTaaacccaagtaggggagaactagtCATCCTTGCTGAGGGTGCTAAACGAGGGCCAACTTTCTATTCAGCTGTGAGGGCTAGGAGGTTTCTTCACCAAGGTTGTTCATGTTTTGTGGCTTATGTATTGGATATCAGGGAGGAGAAAAGGAGGATGATTATGATATGTCAGTCATTCGAGATCACCCAAATGTGTTCCTGGAGGATTTGTTTAGAttgcctctggagaggcaggttgagttctgTATTGATCTGGTTCTAAGTGCGGCCCCAAAAACCAAGGCATCTTATAGGTTaacaccgccagagatgcaggagctgttagacaaggggtttattagaccaaTTAGTTCACCTTGAGGAGAAGCGAcactgtttgtgaagaagaaagatggcgCCCAcaagatgtgcatcgattactgaGAGTTGAACAAattaacgatgaagaaccgttatccgctttcaatgattgatgatttgttcgactaGTTGCAGGGTGCGTCTTGGAACTCCATGATTGATCTGCATTTAGGATATCATCAGATAAGGGTTTGAGATGAGGATGTTTAAATGACCAATACACAATTAGAGTTCATAGATCTCATAAACATGGTTTGCAGACTGATGCTAGATCGGTCagtcattgtgtttattgatgatatcttggtctattctatgACCAAGGAGAAACAAAAGGATCATCTATAAGAGGTTATggagactctgaggagggagaggctttatgccaaattctccaagtgtgaattctggttgcgtgaggtgtagtttcttgggcaccttgtttaTTAGAAGGGTATATTGCTTGATCTGGCCAAGATTAAGGtcatgatgtagtgggaggttccgaggtctccatctaagattcagagtttccttggtTTAGTTGGGTATTATTGGAGTTTTATTGAAAATTTTCTAGGATCGCAATTCCGTTGACCAGGTTGACGAAGAAGTCAGTTATTTTCCATTGGGGACCTGATTAGTAGGCAACATTTGATACTTTAAGGAAGAAGTTATGTAAAGCTCCGATTTTGACCTTACCAAAGGGTGTGGCTGATTTcttggtatactgtgatgcgtcgattatgggattgggtgcagttttgatgcagaggggtcatgtgattgcttatgcttcgaggcagctgcagcctcatgaggcgaactatctcACTCATCATTTGGAGCTCGCGGAGGTGGGTTTTTCCCTCATGATTTGGCATCATTATCTGTACGGTGTTCATTGTATCATCTACagggaccataagagtttgaggtatttgaTAGATCAGCCAAATTTGAATATGAGGTAGTGCAGGTGGCTcgatgtggtgaaagattattattgtgagatactttatcaCCCTGGGAACGCCACTGTGGTGAACGATGCTCTTGGATGCAAGGCGGATGGTACTCCTAAcagagatgtatgtttgaggatgacagtgattaccctACTCTTGGAGCATATCAgtgaggctcaggttgaggctaTGAAAGAGGAGCACCGGAATAGTGAGTGTATAGTGGGTCAGGTGTCctcttttgattatgatagccaacAGTTTATGAACTTACAATGGAGAGATTGGGTTCCTTATTTGGGAGGCACTCGTCAGATTCTAATGGAAGAGGCGCACAAGTTGAGAATGTCTATTCACTCGGGGGTGACGAAAATGTATAAAGACCaccgacccgattattggtggctctgcatgaagcgggatgtggaaTGGTATGTGGAAAGATGCCTGACTTGTAGGAAATTCAGGGCTAAGCATCAGCTACCTCACGACAAGATGGAGTTGTTGGGTATTCCCATCTGGAAATTGGAAGAGagcacgatggattttatcatgaagttATCGCGGACAGCACAAGGGATGGATTCGATTTGGATCATTGTGGATTGGTTAACCAAGAATGCGCATTTCATTcctattcaggagagcatctctaTAGAGAAGTTGGCAGATGTTTACATTCGGGAGGTTGTGGCATGGTATAGGGTTCCAGTCTTAGTGGTTTCGGATTGGGATGTtcagttcacttccaggttctggaagaggttccatgaggagttgggtacctgtTTGCATTTCAGTATGGCTTTTCATCTGCAGACTATTGggtagagtgagcggactattcagaACTTGTAGAATATCCCTTGGgtatgtgttctggatttcggtgctAGTTGGGATAGGTATCGTCCATGGCTgatttttcttacaacaacaacaactactacGCTAGTATTATTtgacctcctttcgagatgctctacgagaGGAAGTGTTGGACCCCAGTTTGTTAGGGTGAGGTTGGTCTGCGAGTTGTGGGTAGCACGAAGGTTGTGCTCTGTActaccgagttgatccagcaggtgcgCGGGAGATTACAAACCGCTCACAGCCAGCAGAAGAGTTATGTTGATAGGTGTCGATCGTATTTGGAATTTCAGGTCATAGAAATGGTACTCCTGAAGTTGTTACCTTGTAAAattgtcatccgattcaggaagtgaAGCAAGCTGGCCCCATATATATTGGTCATTTTAGGGTATTTCCCAGGTAGGCAGGGTTGTATACCATTTAAAGCTACTCGAGGAGCTCAATCAGATCCACAAATTTTTTCACATTTCTCAGTTGTGGAAGTTTTTGGTTGATGATaccgcagtggttccattagaggatattcaggtggatgagcgtCTGAACTACATAGAGAAACCAGTTGTGATCCTCGATAGGAAGATGAAGACTTTGCAAAACAATGAAGTGGGTTTAGTGAGGGTGCAATGGTAGCACCAGAAGCGCTCTGATTGGACGTGGGAGCCAGAGGATgatatgagggagcattatccagagaTGCTTGCAGCAGTgtacttcgaggacaaagtcttaTTCAAGTGTGGGAGAGTTGTAGCATTGTGTTGCTAGGTACCTTTCAATTATGGCTTAAATTATGCAAATGTTGCACTTTCGGTCCTTACGCGGAGAATACCCCATGGGTACGGTCAGCGTAATTCATTAAAGGTGGCAAGGTTATTTTGAGTATGCAAGGCGTACTCAAGTGGTATGCAGGGCATACTCATGCATTTTCCAAATCCTAAATTTTAAGGTTTGGAACCtgtttaaaggaccttaagtcctttaggCCTCCCTCATCACCATCCCCCACTGTCCCAAAGCACCATTTAGAAAACCTAGCCACCTTATGCAATTTTTAAGCTTATATAGTGATATGTTGTGTGTTGTATGAAGAAGGTGATCATTGGAGGAGCTATTCGGAATCTATTGCTTGTAGATCCACATTTTGTTCTTCATCTAGCATCTTCAAAAGGTAAAAATCTCCCACCTTGATAGTTCATTTGCGAGATCTTTTTGGTTAGTGAATCCTTATGTGTTTTTGGTCCCATAGCTTTGGTtcttgtgagtatgagctactctagaACCCTTGAGCATCTTTTTAGCCATTTCGGAGCTTAATAAGTCATAAAATCGAATCTTAAATTCCACCTATGCATAAATTGTTCATTATGTCAAGTTATGAACCTAGGGTTTGGTTTGGGATCTATTAAGCCATGAAAAAGCTTAAAGTCGTTGAATTTATCTCTTAAGACCCTCCCAAGATTGAGATCTGTAAGGTGGACGTTTAGTATTTAAAAATTAAGAGCTTAAAAGTTGGTTTTGGACCACATaggattacgcagggcgtacctctgGGTGCGCATGGCGTAACGGGTTAAACATTGTATCCCTTTCTGTGAAtaccagtacgttgggcgtaagtatGGAGTATGTATGGAGTACACATGGCGTACTACCAAAAGTCCATCTGGGCCATGTTTGGCCTTGGGCCATGTTTAGTTGGGTCTAGTATGAgtagggtaaaattgtcatttacccTTAGTAAGAGAGAATATGATTTGGACTTTTATTTATGGGTTATTACCCTAAATAGTAATTAGGGTTGGTTTGGATGTGTTTACAGTGAGGAGCCGTTGTAGCAACAACTTGAGTGTGTGATTTTTTTATCATCAGATTGAGGTGAGTCCCATCACTGTACTCATGAgtcaaaggcaccaataccggcctactggattatgtttgtaggatgcaAGTTATCTGTATCTTACTTGCATGTTTTGTATGTAGGGCGGGACCCGTTATGTGAGTTAGGGTGAGGCCCGTTATACTCTTTGTGTGGGGCCCATTATGCGATTTAGGGCGAGACTCGTTATAATCATTGGGCAGGGCCCGTTATGCAAGTTAGGGAGAGGCCCGTGATACTCATTAGGTGGGGtccgttatgcgagttagggtgaGGCACGTTATACTCGTTGGGTGGGGCCCGTTgcttgtgtggtatgtggtattttggggaactaactaaactttgtgcttacaattatgtttaaatgtttttcaagtacttctggattgaaagggaagggcccggcaTGATCGCATCGCATCCACCGGTTTTCGACAttctatgattttgggattgtaatcTAATAGCTATTTTTCGACATTTTCATACTTTGATGGTTTGAAATGGATGATTGATGCTTTTGGTTgacttaaaataaaaaaatcacttagtctttttgggatgttacaggtcaAGGTGACTTTCGAAAGGTAAGGTTCTCCAAATCGAGAGattttgaaacatcccaaaaatcaaggcaaatttttattttttaaacaccACCCCAAATTCCATAAGTTTACAAAACTAGTTCCCAAAAATCATTATTATGAATCAGACTATACCAAAATCTTCAAAACACATAAAGTCCTAGATGAAGTGCATGATCAAGCCTTTGCCTTTCCCTTGTCCTCTGAAGTACATGAAtctataaaaaaatcaaattgcatgccaaagcttagtaagttcccccaaaataccaccacacaacataTAACAGCATGCATACTACGTCCACAATCATcatactggattacccctgagctcACAACATGAGTCTGGTTTGCCCACCTGGCCCACAACTCATGTCTGGATTACTCCCAAGCCCACAACATAAGCCTGCTTGCATTtctggcccacaacttatgtttggCTTGCTCCCATGTTTGTTGGCTTCCGCACAAAGCAatattgcctcaacccaaccacactatgtcgacatatgcaacagaaaaaaaacacataacaacaaacacataatcatgcagaactaacaaatcactacaaaataacaacatcctatactaggatatatagcctagtaggtcagcattggtgccttcgacccactagtgtagtgaggaaaactcaactCAAAGACTAAAAAATAGTTGAACAGATCACTGCTCCAAATGATGCCTCTACATATCATGTATTTAATTAACAAGGACCCAAACTCAAACTACTATACAAAATACTCAAAATGCCCTTAAGTCAAAATTGGCTATAGTCAATAATCAAGAGTCAACCTTCAGCTGGTCGCCATGTTGTGGTTGCTAATTAACAAAACAGACGAGCCTTTGCCCAGTCCCCACGTTGTGGCGACCTAAGGCTACGTCGTGGGCACTGGGCTCCTaacaacttaatgggttaagccattTTATTCAATTCTAAGGATTCCAAAGCTCATATCTAGTCCATTATATGGTCTaagtggataaagtttccaaatttatctcTTTAGACTCTCCAAGATATAGAGATCTCACTCCTAGGTCCAAAAAGGGGGAAAACAACTTGGCTTaaaccaataagcacttaatcttgAATACCTCTAGTCCAACACTTCCATAAAGGTTTCCAGcatcataaataacataaaaattcatGCCTTCCAGACATGCATGTCTTGACCTCCCATTAGGTCAAAAGAGGGTTTATGGCCAAAAATCTATGCATGACACCAAAAATCATTACcaatccagatccaaagcaccaAATCCCCTTAATAGACtgaagattcataaagttgcaaactttatgaaatcTCACCAATCCAACCAATAAGAACATGAAGATTTAGGGACAAATTTCAAGATCTAGCAAGCTATCATGAGAAAAATCGAGTCTAGGAGAATTAAAAGGTCCAAAAGAGTGCTACAAAAAAGGATGAGGACTTGCTTGTTGAATCCTAGCCCATTTCTCCTTCTTTCTTACTTTAATGACTTCAACGGACACCAAAAGGGCTTAAATAAAGGAGGAAGGGGATTAGGGTCTCTCAGGTCCCAAGGAGGCTGGTGGAGGTTGAGAGtgagaaaaccctagcctcctcattcctttaaatagggagcaaaaccTAGAAAATAGGGTTTGTCAAATGCCAGCTGCCACGTTGTGGCCATATACTGGCACGCCATGGCGGCTTAAATGAACCCACGATCTTATATTGATTTTCCACGTCGTCGTGTCTCCACCATGTTGTGGCAAACCCAAAAATGCCAAAAATTGAAAAAATGTAAAGTACCTCGGGATCCgggtgttataactctcccccacttaaattagacttCAACCTCGGAGTCTGGCACCACAAATAACTCGAGGAAATACTCTCTCATATCTTCATCTGGCTCTCACGTCCACTTAGAACCCATCTGGGGcttccactgcaccttcaccaggtTCACCACCTTCTTGCATAGGGTCTTTGTTTTTCTATCGAGGATCGTAATCCGTCTCTCCATGTAGTTTAGGCACTCATTGACCTAAATTTCATCCAAAGGAATCACCACAGAAACATTGGCTACACACTTTAATAGCTGaaagacatggaaagtgttgtggatatgTCTGATCTCTTCAGACAAATCCAACCTATATGCAAGCTTGCTTACCCGGGTGATAATCCTGAAGGGACTGATGAACCGAGATCCTAGCTTTCCCTACTTCTGAAATCGGacaacacccttccaaggtgacaccttcaaaagCACCAAATCCCCCACCTGGAAATCAAGGTTCAATCATTGTCGGtcaacataactcttctgtcggaaATGGGTTGTCTGCAATCTCTGTATGATCTACtggagcagagaagttgtgagcAACTCTCTTTTCGGTCAAGAATTCTTCAAACATTTGGTTTTTGAATTCAGAACCGTTATCAGTGCACTAGTTTTTGTTTAAGAAAATAAACCCAAGTAAATTGATAAAAGTCATCTACAATAACCAAAATATACTTGTTACCACCAACACTCTTAATGGCAGATGggccacaaagatcaatgtgtaaGAGTTCAAGTGGCTTGTTAATTTTGGAATTAATAATTGTGGAGTGACTCTTCCAACTTTTCTTTCCTAATTCACAAGTTGCACACAGATGTTCCCTGTCATACTTTAGAAGAGGAAGTCCTTGCACAAGGTCTCCAAATACGAGTTTGCTGATGTCCATGAAATTAAAAtgcgagagccttcggtgccaaagCCAACTATCATCCGAAGATGCTTTCGTAAGAAGGCAAATGGTTGGCTTCCTGACTATTGGTTTAATGTTCAAAGGAAACATCTCTCCCTTTGTTTTGGATTTTAATAGCACCACCTTTGTTTTCTTTTCTATTATTTCAGATCCTTCATCATTAAACGAAACCTTTAGCCCTGTACCTACAACCAGTTGAGAAACGCTTATTAGGTTATATTCCAGGCCTTCTACATAGGCTACCTTCCGAATAGTGAATTTTCCATTCATGATCATGTTGCATCCTTTGATCTCTCCTGTGGCGTTATTTCCATACTTCACTTTGCCACCATTCTTCAATGTGCGAaattccctgagctcttccctcctCCCTATCATGTGATGCGAACAACCACTGTCAATTTACCATTCTGAGTAGCATTGTTTGTCACGTATTACCTATAAAATTCAGAGAGATTTAGGAACAAAAAGTTGTTTGGGTCCTTGTGAGGCTTTCTTAAGAACAGGAAATGTTATAGATTCATCTACTAAATATCATCTCTTTATTAACGTTGAATTCTCTCCTTTcatgattttgaaaacaataatCCTTTCATCATTGGGATTTCTTTTAAAAGGAATTTTGGTTTGTTTTCAAGCTATTCGTTGCTTGACAACCTTTTTACCAAGTTTCTTTTCCTCCTTTTTTCAACTGAGCTTCGAAATCCTTGGAAGAGATTTTGGGTTCCGAAACTAGTTTGCCTTTGTCTTTAACATCTTTTGATGCATTGGCAGTTTTTGAAAAATTGGATTTAGAAGAAAATTTTAGTTTACTCTTTTCAAATGGTTTTGAAACTTGAGATTTTGCATTAGTTTCTAGTTTTGCAACCGTAGGTTTCGCAACCTGTTTCGGAACAGAATTTGGTTTCAAACACTGAACTGGAGTAGATTTCAAATTTTGAACAGGAGATCTTACTGAATGAACCGCATTGTAATTAGAATAATGACTTTTCCATAATTGTTTCCTAGCTTTTTGATTTTTCTTATATCTATTTTTAGTTGCCTTTTCTTTGCGATCATTTCTTCAACAGACAAATGAACCATAGATCTAGGATTTTCCTTTCGTATCTTAGGATAGGACGGTTCGAAAGAGGTTTCGCATGGGACATCTTTGGTGCCACTGGTACTTGCCTAATTGTTATAGGGATTGGTAGAAATGATGGGATTTGAGACATATCTAACTTCCGTCTTCCAAGAGGTCAATTCAGACAGACCTCTTGTCTCATCTGCATTGTCTATAGGAGCATCCCAAAAAAAATTCAGGACAACCATCAACATTATCATAATTAACGATGGTTCTTAGTTTTGGAGTATCATTCGTGTCTAGTCCAGTTGTTACGAACACTTGGTTCGGAACTATTTTGACTTTTGGGAAAATGGCAGCCTTTTCTTTTAAAACACGTGAGTCTTTATTCTCTATTGTACGAGCATATTCAATAGAATTTTtagaaatttatttatttttaggttCAGATTCATTTTGAAAAAAGGTTGAACAGTCAatctcatcctctacagaaatttcactcatgtcgcTCTCATCGAATTCAGAAACATTGTTAGTATCAAAAGTGTTTTTTGAACTCAATTTCGTGCACAACGAGTCAAACTTTTGCACAGTATCAGatttatttttatctttatctttttcaTCCAAAACTTGTTTTAACATgttcttatggtctttggattgtATGTAGGCTTCAATTTTGTCAAGACCCACTCGATATACGTGTGAAACCTCTTCGGAAGAGACTCTGGAATCGCATTTATAGCACTcttcatcgatttcatcctctttcaattcaagaaagggtaaaatcattttgtgaatctttttttgcctatttcacaatcaagatgcagttgagtaatgttaaaatataatcgcttcacaattaaacaaaaaatattatgttGTTTTTAAAGCTCTAAATTGTCTCATTTCAAATAAATGAAATCATCCCTAGACCTAGCTAACTCAATCCCCACTTCTCTATCCACATACGTCTCTCTTCACTTTTACTTGTTATCctactgatttgatcagttaggttagaattgttTAGACGAGTTCTCTTTAAACTATCACTAAAACTAGAGAAAATATAAGTCAAGCCATCTAATTTAGATTCATAGTGGGTGTTTGGGATAACTTTTAAAAAAAGCTTATTAGCTTTTTAGCTTTTGAAAAAGTTAATAAGCTAAAAAAGTGTTTGTCTATTTAAAAAGCgctttttaaaacaactttttggATAGGAAAAAAGTAAAGCTTTCAAAAAGCTGGAAAATCCGAGCTTTTTAGCTTTTTAACCACTTTACTCCTGTAAAAGCAGCTTTTCgcatccaaacactttttaaaaccaGCTTTTCCTAAAAACTATAAGCTAATAAGTACTTTTCTTAAAAATCACTTTTGACATAAAAAAGCTAACCCAAACATACCCATAGTGTGTAACACGAATATTAAGTGATTGAAGTATGGATTGTACCTTGTTGATGAGATTTTCGCACTCCTTCCCTTGTTCTGAAACAGGCCTCGCTGCGAAACAGCTTTCATTAGGATGTCATGCATTAATTGTGAATTCCTTCTACTCCAAGACTCCGCTTTGCACCATCAGATACTTCCCAACATACTCCTGCACAACAGCCTTCACAAAAAAGCATTCATCATGTGTCGGCATTCGGACCTCTTCATCTTCCGAATCAGTTGACCAAACCTCAACTCGTCCAAACTCATCCCCATCCTCCTGCACGATCAAAGCAGGTTTCACATTCTATGCATTCTTTCTCTTCCTCAGTTCTTCTATCTTTTGAAGACATTAAGCTTCATTCTTCTCTTCTTCCTTCTTTTCATTCAACCTTCTTAGGATGTAACACCTGATTCTTGGTATGCATTTAATTTAATCATTTCTGtatttttctctgggactcgacgagttggaggcccaactcgtcgagtagggtcgtgatccgcgggcattttaagtgacctactcgacgagtcgggagactgactcggcgagtaggtgttgttttaggaaaaccctaaatctgaggatttgcaccctatttaaacgccttaTTGCAGCCTCCATTGTCCCTTATGCTCCTAGAACACCTGTTATCGAAACCCTAGACGCATTGAGTGATCTAAGGCCATTTTTTTGGTGCTTTTGggtggttgtgaagcttgaaagGAAGTGAGAAGCTTGGGAATTcgagttggggcttgtagatccagagatctTATTCCATATTCAGCTCAACCAAGGTAAATGCCCCCTATTTTGGTCTTCcttttggttgttcatctttaggaCTTAGAtcttgggtgcatttagggctttctaagccattttcgtATTTATGAAGTGATTCATGGGGTTCTACTTCCAGATCTGAGTtattggaggggtctcatggcataaaggtgcaactctatggccatgagagccccatgcacattgtagagcaccttttatggatttttgaaccaaaaaccccatgcatgtgcatcaagtttggaactttacatataaaagggacattaggaggccatatATTTAgttttgatgtgttaagacccatttaaatcggCTGCATAGTAATGGTCAaggatggactcatcgagttgttcttgggactcggcgagtcgaggtgtAATTACCGTCAAATCCATTCTGCGAATGGACTAGTTGTTAGGGAGGGAAGTCCCATAGATGTTTAGACGCAAAAAAGGACCTGAGAAtcatgggactcaacgagtgtatgaacagactcggcgagtccaaggcaatctcccaaacaTGGAAgactgactcgatgagttgttcgtACCACTTGGCGAGTCGTAGACTTGACATtttcttatgagggagatgaactcggcgagtcgaatggaGATGGTCCTGATGGTtaaatgaaggagaactcgatgagttcttgcTAGAATCGACGCGTGCAGTCGGGGTTGGATCGGGTTAAGTGgatcatggactcgacgagttggtagaccaactcggtaagtcaggtcaactggatgttgactttgactggttaTGGTATTGACCTTGGTTAGGTTTGCATGTTCGGTTTGATGACTTGAGGATTGTCGTGTATGGATTGAGGGGTCGAGGAGAGCCGACCTTCACGCCGAGGACATATCAGACACTACATagcatcgaggtgagttacc of the Lactuca sativa cultivar Salinas chromosome 6, Lsat_Salinas_v11, whole genome shotgun sequence genome contains:
- the LOC111877429 gene encoding uncharacterized protein LOC111877429, which produces MVYNPKRFIKKNFGRFKNRNRSGNFNSEKSRDEGFRSSEKDEEKQEKKLLGDSGYDCNYCHEDEIDEECYKCDSRVSSEEVSHVYRVGLDKIEAYIQSKDHKNMLKQVLDEKDKDKNKSDTVQKFDSLCTKLSSKNTFDTNNVSEFDESDMSEISVEDEIDLRSPVQNLKSTPVQCLKPNSVPKQVAKPTVAKLETNAKSQVSKPFEKSKLKFSSKSNFSKTANASKDVKDKGKLVSEPKISSKDFEAQLKKGGKETCGCSHHMIGRREELREFRTLKNGGKVKYGNNATGEIKGCNMIMNGKFTIRKVAYVEGLEYNLISVSQLVVGTGLKVSFNDEGSEIIEKKTKVVLLKSKTKGEMFPLNIKPIVRKPTICLLTKASSDDSWLWHRRLSHFNFMDISKLVFGDLVQGLPLLKYDREHLCATCELGKKSWKSHSTIINSKINKPLELLHIDLCGPSAIKSVGGNKYILCTDNGSEFKNQMFEEFLTEKRVAHNFSAPVDHTEIADNPFPTEELC